Genomic DNA from Pedobacter africanus:
AAATAAAGTATTGGTAATGCGAATAAACTTAGTATAATAGTTAATGATAAAAGGGAACTGCCAGGATGGGAAAGTCCCTTTTTTTTAAATCTATTGTATATGATTAAAGCTATATCAGAAGACAAATCTTTGGTGATTTAAAATAAGGAAATCCGGCGACATCGCCGGATTTTTCTTTTTAAGGGTTTTTACTTTTGAATGTTAACCTAAGATAAACTGATGAATAAGCTCTCATTGGCTGCCCGGTTTCTATCGTTAGGCTGAAACGCCGGTGGCAGATTTGATTGTATCGATTAAAATGCGCAGGTTACTGCCAATAATATGTTTGATTTCATTTTCTGTAAAAGGCTGGCCATAAGCTTTTTTTAGTGTAGGTTCTTTCTTGTTGTTTATAGTAATTGAATAATCAAACTCGTTGAATGTAAAATGATTTGTAATGATTATATCAGTTCTTTCTGTTGCCTTTTTTAAGGCGGTTCCTTTAACACCAATATTAAGACCTCGCAGATAAGGATATTTTTTTAAGCCTTCGTTGACTTTCGCTGTGAATTTATCAGTATTGTAAGTATAGTCTATTCCAGAATTGTTGTTGGATGAATAAAGAATTGCACTGATGTTAATGGTCAAATCGACAAAGTAATCTTTTAATGCTTCGAGTTTTTCTTCAATTGCTGATGCAACTTGCACAGATCTTTCGGTAACGATAATCTGAAGTTCTTCCTCTGACCTCTTTTTTTCGAAATTGTTGGGCCTTCTATCCAGTTCATTTTTAAGCAAGGCAAGTTCCTTATCCAGGTCATCTGGTTCTTCCAGGTTTTCGCCTTTAGCTGCTTTAAGCCATACGTCAAAACTCCATACTACCTGTTCAGCGATATGCTCGCTGAAAGCAGGCAGGTCTCCAGCATCAGCTTTATGCAATGCGGCCAGGTATTGTTTTTTTTCTGATGACTTAATCACCACCACAGGATATCCCTTTCTTATAAGAATGTAGTTCATTAACAACCGGGCTACCCGGCCGTTACCATCATCAAAGGGATGGATGCGCACCAAACGGTAATGTAAAATAGAAGAGAGAATAACTGGGTCTTCTTTATGCATGTGTTCATTTGTCCATTGAATAAGCTCGGCCATTTCGGCCGCTACCTTACCGGGCTCGGTATAATGTAACATTTCGCCATTGGGCAGAATAACCGAATTTGGTGTTTTTTTATAATCGCCACGTGTTATTTTTTTTCTGGTAGATTGTCCATCCGGGGTTTGGGCATCTTTCCAGAAATCCCGTACAAGCAAATGTTTGTTCAGCGAGCGGATAAACTGTTCTGTTAGCGGGCGTTCTATATCAAGGGCTTCTTCCTGTACCATTTTTAAGGCTACATCGTGCGCTTTCATTTCTTCATATTCACGCATTTCATGGTCGCCAGTGGTTTGATCAAACAGTAGCAGTAACGCGGTTTCGCCATAGGTTAGCCTATTGCCTTCCAGGTGATTGGAATTGTAATTAAACTCCAGCCGAAACTTTTTGTCAACTGCTCTTTGCTGTTCGGCAGAGAGCGGCAGCAATTTTTGTAATTGTTGGTTTTGCTGTGTTATGTGTTGTAAAAGTGCTCCGAGTGTGGCCATGTTTAGAATTTAAGCTAAAATACTAAAAAGAATTAAGGGTTCATCAGCTATAGATGTTCAGTATTTCTGATGAAACCTGTTCGTTTATCTTCTTTTTTTGATGGGAATAAAGGTTACTGGTTCGTTGCGGATGATTTTAATGAATATATGTAATGACATATCTCCTGGATACCCATAATTTATCCTTGCAGATTTGCGCTGGCGCTTTTTACTCCTTTTATTCGCAAGGCCTGAAAAAAGCCATGCAAAAAACGGGGTGAGGGGGTAGGTTGGTTTAAACTCATTTGTATAACTTGTATAAAATTAGTATATTTGTTGCATCGAGACCTAAGGGGTTGTACGACCTCGGCTGGCCTCGACCAAATCCTCGGTTTGGGACCGGGGTTTTTTTATATCCTAATAATTCCTTTTTCATCACTAATTGGTGATACATGGCAATTACTGGCAAGCTTTCTTTTAAATATTCTATCAGCATCGAACTTTTTTCTTGCAGTTCGCGGAAACTCCTGTTCTTTAAAAGTATAAGCAGTAACATCGGCTGCCTGAATAAGCATGGAGTCTGATGATACTTTATAAACCGGATCTTCGATGATCCAGTTTATTGGAGCAACACCACTATGCTGATCACTTACTCCAGTTCCAAGTAATTTGCGCACATGAGTAGAAATCT
This window encodes:
- a CDS encoding Fic family protein, producing the protein MATLGALLQHITQQNQQLQKLLPLSAEQQRAVDKKFRLEFNYNSNHLEGNRLTYGETALLLLFDQTTGDHEMREYEEMKAHDVALKMVQEEALDIERPLTEQFIRSLNKHLLVRDFWKDAQTPDGQSTRKKITRGDYKKTPNSVILPNGEMLHYTEPGKVAAEMAELIQWTNEHMHKEDPVILSSILHYRLVRIHPFDDGNGRVARLLMNYILIRKGYPVVVIKSSEKKQYLAALHKADAGDLPAFSEHIAEQVVWSFDVWLKAAKGENLEEPDDLDKELALLKNELDRRPNNFEKKRSEEELQIIVTERSVQVASAIEEKLEALKDYFVDLTINISAILYSSNNNSGIDYTYNTDKFTAKVNEGLKKYPYLRGLNIGVKGTALKKATERTDIIITNHFTFNEFDYSITINNKKEPTLKKAYGQPFTENEIKHIIGSNLRILIDTIKSATGVSA
- a CDS encoding DUF3800 domain-containing protein → MYQAYDHFLQTKKEWGVMFFDRANEKKISTHVRKLLGTGVSDQHSGVAPINWIIEDPVYKVSSDSMLIQAADVTAYTFKEQEFPRTARKKFDADRIFKRKLASNCHVSPISDEKGIIRI